Proteins found in one Isachenkonia alkalipeptolytica genomic segment:
- a CDS encoding cyclase family protein produces the protein MKIVDLTQKLTEDMPLFPGTPGPKFTVKHTVETDGFREMEISLYSHTGTHLDTPAHVFPRGKNLEDYGADQFCGSGLVLDFSRLGEKEITPDLFEEAMDKALSQPRFQRKTMPKEGEEEKDRRLSSIEYLFFYTGWDKKWGDKSYLTGSPILSQAVAKKVTTLDLKGIGIDAISVDPLEGDGLLAHRILLEKEIIIVENLKNLGGLLQENFEFYGLPLKIPGGEGSPIRGVAKIR, from the coding sequence ATGAAAATTGTTGACTTGACCCAAAAACTGACAGAGGACATGCCCTTGTTTCCCGGAACCCCCGGTCCGAAATTTACGGTGAAACACACCGTGGAGACCGATGGCTTTCGGGAAATGGAAATTTCTTTATACTCCCATACGGGAACCCACCTGGATACCCCCGCCCATGTTTTTCCCCGGGGGAAAAATCTGGAGGATTACGGTGCGGATCAATTTTGCGGTTCCGGTTTGGTCCTGGACTTTTCCCGGCTAGGGGAAAAGGAAATCACTCCGGATCTCTTCGAAGAGGCGATGGACAAAGCTTTGTCTCAGCCCCGGTTCCAGAGAAAAACCATGCCTAAAGAAGGGGAAGAGGAAAAGGACCGTCGGTTATCTTCCATAGAATATTTATTCTTTTACACCGGCTGGGATAAAAAGTGGGGAGATAAAAGCTACTTAACAGGGTCCCCGATCCTGTCCCAGGCGGTGGCAAAAAAAGTGACAACCCTGGACCTGAAAGGGATCGGTATCGATGCCATCAGTGTGGATCCCCTGGAAGGCGACGGGCTTTTAGCCCATCGGATTTTACTGGAAAAGGAAATCATCATCGTGGAAAACTTAAAGAATCTGGGAGGGCTTTTACAGGAGAATTTTGAGTTTTACGGACTGCCCCTGAAAATACCAGGGGGGGAAGGCTCACCGATTCGAGGGGTTGCAAAAATACGGTAA
- the radC gene encoding RadC family protein, whose protein sequence is MSIHAGHRKRLKERFLREGIDHFEEHQILEMLLFYGIPRKDTNEIAHRLIREFQDLAGVLDAKMEDLRKVEGVGENAAMLLALLAPLSRRYQSCKFKGKHQLNSSQKAGEYAVHLFTDLHYECFYLICLNNQNQVRHAAKTFQGTINEAAVYPRLVVETALKYQASSVILAHNHPGGSIKPSQGDIQVTKRIKEALGAIDIKVVDHIIVGDNRYFSFAEDRLVL, encoded by the coding sequence GTGAGTATACATGCAGGGCATCGAAAACGGCTGAAGGAACGTTTTCTTCGGGAAGGTATTGATCACTTCGAAGAACATCAGATCTTGGAAATGTTACTGTTTTACGGGATACCACGAAAGGATACCAATGAAATCGCCCATCGCTTGATAAGGGAGTTTCAAGACCTTGCCGGGGTTCTGGATGCAAAAATGGAGGACCTCCGTAAAGTTGAAGGGGTGGGGGAAAATGCAGCCATGTTGCTTGCTTTGTTAGCCCCGCTTTCCAGGCGGTATCAAAGTTGCAAATTCAAGGGAAAACATCAGTTGAACAGCTCTCAGAAGGCCGGGGAGTACGCTGTCCATCTTTTTACCGATCTTCATTACGAGTGTTTTTACCTGATTTGTCTAAACAACCAGAACCAGGTACGCCACGCGGCAAAAACCTTTCAAGGCACCATCAATGAAGCCGCAGTATATCCAAGGTTGGTAGTGGAAACCGCCCTGAAGTATCAGGCCAGCAGTGTGATCCTTGCCCATAACCATCCCGGAGGGTCAATCAAACCTTCCCAGGGGGATATTCAGGTAACGAAACGGATCAAAGAGGCCCTGGGGGCCATTGACATAAAAGTGGTGGATCATATTATCGTAGGGGATAATCGATATTTCAGTTTTGCAGAGGACCGACTGGTGTTATGA